A stretch of DNA from Channa argus isolate prfri chromosome 7, Channa argus male v1.0, whole genome shotgun sequence:
acaacttcaaactACACCTCCACGTACTATTTTGCGTAACTTACTTTTGCTTTAGGAGGGACCCCATGGCCATAACGGACCAGACTTGGACCAGATCTGTGATGCAAAGTATAACGCAAGGTACAGTGTTTTGTGATCAATTTAGTGACCAACCCTTATAAATTTAGTATTAATAGGATCAATATAAGGGACAATTTGGGAGAAATTATATGACAGTCTTGACAGGTCAGACAGGTCCACTGCTGCACTCGAGATGTGCTTTCAGAAACTCTGTGCTACATGCTCTCTGTGGATTGTAGTTTTCCTCTTTGGCCACTAGAGGAGGGTGCAGCTTTATGTATCTGCGTAACTGCTGGACAGAGacactcactggtcactttattaggcaCACCTCTACAATCTAATCTAATTATAAGAAGACGTGGTTCTAAAGGTTTGgccactctatttaaaatgcatgagGAGGCTGAATCTTTACAACCAACTTTggttataatgcactccagtatgactctactacccactatgacctcaataataaacagagcagAATAACTTTCAACTTtcaaaaattataacattggagatgtagaattcatggcagagctgctgtattggtttGCATTTGctttgtacaggtgtacctaataaggTGGCCAGTGAGTATTTGTAGCTAGTTCAATGGATCGTAATTCAGTAATCTAAAGTGGAAATTCCAGTGTTGCAGTAACCacttcacaaaacacacaaaaagaactAGAGGCTAAAATAATTAAGTTGGAACTATCTAATATGCAGAGGCAACTGAGCTTTACATGATCACTCCAAACTAAAGACTTCATTTAAACTACGTTAAATTTGCATTCctgtgttttgatgtgtttaAGCTCTATGTCTTATATAAAAACGTTTCACCTTCCTTTTCAGTGACATTATCCCCCTGTAAATTAGTGCAGACTTactgtcaaaaagaaaattctgCTATTGTTTGAAGTGTCAGGAGTTTTTAGATGGTGTTAGTGTTTTGCAGCACAAAACCTTGTCGTTGTTCttcacagttgttttttttttcttttttcttaaattgtttcAAGCAGGTGTTTGAAGTTAACACACAAAGCGTTGATGAGATTTTACGTCTTTATGTAAGGTGTGGATAGGACAGTTTGTAGGTGTTGCTAGCCTAAAATACCTTTAGCGTCAATACAGTCTGTCATTTAGAGTTACAAAAAGACATTGTTGTTAATGTAGGAAATAATACGAACCTGCCCTGTGAAATGAATACAATTGAAACTCCTCTGTGGCCTTCCATCAGCACAGTTAGTGACTGTGTTAAATGTGTCAGCAAAGAAACACAATATTGCAGAGTTAAAGTTATCACCAAGATGTCACTCCCCAGAACTGTCTGAAATTTGGTAAGTAGATCTGGCTCTTGCTGCATTGTGCCAGTTGGAAACAGTGCTTGGGGTTTAAGGATTGCTCATAATGTTGTCGTTTTTGAGAATATTATATTgagaatatataataatattctgACTAATTCTAGCTTATGATCTTTCAAAGACTGCTTAGCAAAGCCAACATGCcttaaacataattattttatttagagttaaataaaactttgtgtttgtctgtagtgAGAGGAGCATACAGCAGATGTACCAGGCTCTGCGCTGTGAAGTCACTCGTCTCCATTCAGAGCTGAAGCACCAAACAGGCCTGATCAGGAAACTCAGGCCACTGATCAGTGAAACAAGACAAGGTACGGTGCACACAAAATGGACATTTgcttcctttgtgtttttaaatcattttagttAAAACCATATGTGCACGTGTAAACTCATCTTTATATATGAATTGTCTATGGTTATGGAACTGTAACTTTTGCATCTTTGTATTGGGCCTGTTCTATATCAGGGAAAACATATTCAGAGGGAGTGAAATGACAAATAGTAAATATATTGTCACTTAGCATTTTTAACCAATCTGACATTAGAACATGACTTTTTAAACTGGGTGTCCCGTAGAGGCAGACTTATAGTTCATGTGCTCTTATAAGTATAGCAACTGGATATCAAATTTGCTTCTCTACACAGGAACTAATGTGGTTAACATCAAAGGAAAGGAGGAGGTTACTACTGCCTCTGCTCACTTAAAGGAAGGCTTTTCTAAAGAAGTACTACTCACAGAGATGAGTTCTCCTGCTGTTCCTTGTTGCAATTTGTATAAGGGTGTGATAAGAATGTAGATATTATCATAGCACTCAAACAGTTTGATAAAGGCTATGATAAAATGCTCTATGTCTCGTCTTTCCTCCGTCTAAGATGAGGTATTCTAGCCTAGGAGAGATTACCTCTGTTGTCAATTCCCTCAGAGTGTCAGAAGAGGAGACCAGGAGGTGAAAATTAGAACGAAATATagcaagaaaataaatcatgGCCTATTTATTCCGCTGAATAAGAGGGTAATCCTTTAACTTGGATGAGGCAGATGGAGAGAAATCAGGAAAGCTGGAGTGGCaacgaaagagagagagagaagcagggaGGGTGAAGTGAGCGAGCTATGTGTTTATTCTGTCATATTGTGCATCTGTATTCGTCTAATGTTCTGCCTTTGGAATCACTTTTATTCAAATCCTAGACTCAGGAGACCCTCTCATGGAAGAGTAGCAGGGATGCATGGATGGATAGATGATGTGTAGATGAAGAGAGGTAGGGGGGAAAAGCAAGAGGATATACtctcatttaaactttattattcGCTCAAGATGATGATTTGATATCAAAGCAATGATGTGTGTGAGATTACAACATTTGATTTGTGGCTTAGTTTATGCATAGAGGTTTGTTTGATTGGGTTTTGTTatggtgttgttgttttttaaatttatttatttttgtgtggtttgttgtttggttttcttgtaCAATATCTATCCTGCTGCATTGAGTGAGATTTAACCCCTAGACGGTTTTACAGGACTCTGTTCTGTTCTCATTAGAGAACAGAAAAACCTTTCAACAATGCTGGGGATTTTTTGTTAAACGCTTCAGGGGTGTAAACAAGCTTCCAAAAGTACGTGAGGATGCTGAATTTGTGCTAATAACAAGATTTAAGATGACAATTCTATTATACAAATTTCTTACCCCCTTATACATAAAAAACCTCATGTCCAATCTTTACGAAAACACAACAGTCCCTGTCCACCTGCCCTACTGTCACCTAATATTCTAATCTAATGGAACACTTGTAGGAAGTTATCTTAATTAGTTCTGACTTTTACCTGTTAACTTAAGTTAAATGTAGTTACTACAAATTACCAACATGCAAATAATTTCAATGTAGTGGCGTACAGCAATATGTCATGTGACATTATAAAAAGATCTTATTTAGTAAAGATTTTTAGGATACACAATAATTAACAGGTTTCAATACTTCCAAGCCTGATTAACAGTGGGGTCTCTCTGTAACTACTCGAGCtgtgaaaaaagtttaataattaCCGATGAAACAAGGCCACTGATGCTGCTGCTTCCGCTTCCTTTATTGAAATGATCAGTGTCCATGAAATGACAGCTTGTGAAGTTAGTGCTAGTTCTTTTTAACTTTCCTCcctttattttgtatgtttgtctTCTCCGTTCTATTCTCCCAccactttctctgtctctagCTGCCTCAGCAGTTCCAGTCCAGTGTTTAGATGATgtggaaaagaacaacaaccaCCCAGTTCCTCGGGCAACAATGCCTCGTCCCCCTAGTGCCCCCCCACTCCCATCTTGCTCCGGCCGCCCATGCCCACCTGTCAGCTGTACATCAGGCACCCTGCTGCCAGACAGTCTTAAGGAGGACTGCTGGTACAATGGGCCCTGGCCCTCCCAGACCTGTTCAGGAGAGGCTTTGATTGGGAGTGACACCTGCTCTGTTGTCCTGCCCCCACCTCCCATGAACCAGGCTTCCTTGGATGAAAGCTCAAGGTCTTTCCCCAGCCCCCCCAAGCCTAGTGATGCAGTGTTCTGGGAGGGACACTCCCCTGCATCCAACTTGTCATCATCCATGGGAAACTACAGTCCCAGAAGCCCTCCCAATACTGAGTGGGCCAGGCCCTATTGAGAGGAACTTCAATAAGAATAGATGATTGAAATAGAGTGTAATTGGATGGAATTAAACAAAGGGATAAATGAATGGACTCCATCCTGCCACATAGTTACCACCTAACCTGCCTTAAGTTGACAAGACCACTCCTATGGGCTGGACTGACATGGTTGTGGGAACTATTTGGGGCCAGAAGAGGCCTTTTTTGAGGTAAAGACTCTGTAAACTCACTTATTTCTCTGCACACCGCATCGGTGAACATATCTGAACATGGAGAAGAAAAGTTGATGAGAGACcctcaacaaaaacaatagtTGTCCGTTTGTATGTGTCCTTGTATGCACGTGCATAAGCGTGTGCATGTATGCATACGAGCGGTTTcattgtgtgtgcatatgcacGCATCAAACacagtgtgcctgtgtgtgcagaCCAGTATTTGGGCACCTGTCGCCTGCCCGCATCTCTATCTTGTCATCGCAAATCCAATGTGGCTCAAAGGGCCTCTTTTCTTCATGTGCTGTGGCTAGTGATTACTGGGGCCTCACCtggacacatacagtaatactTCAATTTGTAAAACTATACTCCTTCGAATGCAAACCTTTTTACATATGGTCACTGTAAATCATACATGGTATGTAGTCCCATGTATGTCATGATCATGTGAAGATGACTGGGAAGGGGGATGTGTATGGACTgtgacaaagacagacatacaGGAACTGTAGGGCAATTGCAGATATTTGTTCAgagcttattttttatttttttgatcaaAGTAGGCATTCAGTCTGCCAGAATGCAGTTTCAGTATTTGGATTTTGAGATCACATAACGAATAGCAAATAATTGTaatctttaaatatattattttctggaaaaaacaaacaaaccgttgcaccaaaaaaaaaaatgtttatgatttCACTGAAATTTCACATCTCATGCAAGCCTGTCTACCTGCCTGATATCACATAGtcaattatcttaaaaaaaactacagtgccagtatttattattttcttttcttttgtaaagGATTGTGCAATTGTTGGATGTTTTCTGTGGGACTTTTAATTCGGACCCATGGAACAGGAATTGGAAATCTTCTGcacactaatcagccacaacattaacaccacctggtggttctGATGAGCAGAAGTCATCACACTCTGACCATTCTGCTGCAAATCAGCCCCATATGCAGCAAGCTGTGATACACTGTGCGTCCTGATATAGGGTGATCATAAGCAGAAGTATTGTCCTATGGTGAGCCCTGTCAAAGTCTGCTTTAATGGCCAAGTCTGCCAACACATAGGCTAACAAGAAATTTGCATCTGGTTATTGGTAGCTTTCAAGGATTTgttcaaaaagtaaaacacatacagaaaatataacatttactgtaacagaCAAAAGAGATTTCcagcacaacattaaaaccaccagctggTGTTACTGTgactgatttgtgttttgaaagtctgaatattttgaaaatacaattagggttttttgggggggggtttggACCACTGGAAATGTATCTAAACTATGTAGTGTGCCGATGTTCATCTAtgattcatttgttttgcagtaaGGGGTAAGTTGTTGTGAGATGAGGAAATTTAgtcttctctctttttaatGGTCACATGAGTATATACTGAAAGATGTACAAAGTAGAATACAAGATATACAGTAGGAAGAACGTGCATTTGTGTATACATGTAAATGTGGGCTTCAGTACTCTGCCGAAATTGGTTTTGCACTCAAGATTATaagctttttggttttttttcccttccccCAACCCTTAAGACTTCTGATGTGTATAAGAGCTGTCTGTGATGGTGGCAAGACAATAAGTTAATGTGAGCTGTGACTTGATAAATATGTGCACGAAGCACAAAGGTCCATGGTTGTTGAAaagtctccccccccccccatcttcTTCCATATGTTTCATAACTGTGGTCTTTTTGCTCTTCactttttacaaatgttattttacagcaGTAGTTTCATACTTCTGTAAACAATTTGCAAACCAAAATGCAATGTACAGTAGATATGGATTATATTTTAGACTTACTGCACTTCAGACTGTTTGTAAATATGATCAATTAAACAAAGTAAAGGAAGTGACTGTCTTTTCTCTGTGATCTTTATATTTTAGGCTCTGGTAtataagaaataatttcttgTCCACAGACATTTACCTTACACTTAATCTTTTGGCAAGACATCATCACAAGGCTTCTCATTCAAAATTTGGTTCTTGACAATAAAATATAGCAAATTACCCCAATGAAAAAATCTGAAGTTGGAAGTGGTTAtaaggaaacagaaaataaaccatctaaactttaaaatttcaaattgtttttatttaaaaaaaacaaagaattaaatATAGTGATCCAACGCTTGAAACTGTAATTAAGTTAATTTAGCTCTGTCTGTTTTAAGGCCTATCAAG
This window harbors:
- the azi2 gene encoding 5-azacytidine-induced protein 2 — protein: MDPLAVDDDICILKHETVYTAAAESPVSVCAGDESVASHFALVTAYEDIKKRLRDTERENTLLRKRVKQLEDKLFRPDAPPSEGPQYVNKAFSAYRGIYIEKEDLQMELNKLKKEKSESERLLTEQLQAKELELLQLRTDMETSEVMSDYWQVDRGTTDLKILKLQEELDRIMLENSRLLERSGEGPHGHNGPDLDQICDAKYNASERSIQQMYQALRCEVTRLHSELKHQTGLIRKLRPLISETRQAASAVPVQCLDDVEKNNNHPVPRATMPRPPSAPPLPSCSGRPCPPVSCTSGTLLPDSLKEDCWYNGPWPSQTCSGEALIGSDTCSVVLPPPPMNQASLDESSRSFPSPPKPSDAVFWEGHSPASNLSSSMGNYSPRSPPNTEWARPY